From a single Gimesia fumaroli genomic region:
- the nagB gene encoding glucosamine-6-phosphate deaminase, translating to MATDLSRSVHVTPKSKFVRHTKVPTVIFETSSELAKYVASVVADLVRSKNEAGVPTILGLPTGSTPLGVYRELIRLHNEEQLDFSNVITFNLDEYWPMDPDSIHSYHKFMHENFFDHVNVKPENIHIPRGDIAAEEVDSFCEEYERSIEKVGGLDLQLLGIGRSGHIGFNEPGSARNSLTRLVNLDPVTRRDAASGFFGEDNVPHHAITMGVGSILSAKKIIIMALGEHKASVVKRAAEAEVTDEVSASFLQTHTNSLFAVDSAAAAELTAVKTPWIVGNIEWTPQLEKKAVIWLTKEVGKPLLKLETEDFLHNHLHQLIHKHGSVGQIRQRVFDELLEGICTKPAGVDPKRVIVFSPHPDDDVISMGGTLITLADQGHDVYIAYMTSGNIAVFDHDALRHIDFVLEFHKLFHPDDEATLSHLQNLKQDIDSKKAGDLDTPEMLGIKGLIRKTEATAGAEVAGVPEERLRFLNLPFYQTGQVSKKPIGEEDIAIVADLLREVNPHQIYVAGDLSDPHGTHRVCAEAVINAVDVVAEEGIAPEFWMYRGAWEEYEPHEIERAIPLSPEVVLRKREAIFKHESQKDSAFYPGSDKREFWVRAEDRTRNTATVYNDLGLPEYFAIEAFKHYHGEL from the coding sequence ATGGCTACTGATCTTTCCCGTTCTGTGCATGTAACTCCGAAGTCCAAATTTGTGAGACATACGAAAGTCCCGACGGTGATTTTCGAAACGTCTTCTGAATTAGCGAAATACGTTGCTTCCGTCGTCGCGGATTTAGTTCGTTCCAAAAATGAAGCAGGCGTGCCTACGATTCTGGGGCTGCCGACCGGATCGACGCCTTTAGGCGTGTATCGGGAACTGATTCGACTGCACAACGAAGAACAGCTCGATTTTTCGAACGTGATTACGTTCAATCTGGATGAATACTGGCCGATGGATCCGGATTCGATTCACAGCTATCACAAGTTTATGCATGAGAACTTTTTCGATCATGTGAATGTGAAGCCGGAGAATATTCATATTCCCCGTGGTGATATAGCAGCCGAAGAAGTTGACTCATTCTGTGAGGAATATGAGCGAAGTATCGAAAAGGTTGGCGGTCTGGACCTGCAATTGCTGGGGATTGGTCGCTCGGGGCATATCGGTTTTAATGAGCCGGGATCTGCCCGCAACAGTCTGACGCGTCTGGTTAACCTGGATCCTGTCACGCGTCGCGATGCGGCCAGCGGGTTCTTCGGAGAAGATAATGTGCCTCATCATGCGATTACGATGGGGGTTGGCAGTATTCTGTCAGCGAAGAAAATTATCATCATGGCGTTGGGCGAACACAAAGCGTCTGTCGTGAAGCGGGCTGCTGAAGCCGAAGTGACGGACGAGGTTTCCGCAAGCTTTTTGCAGACGCATACGAACTCGCTGTTCGCGGTGGACAGTGCGGCGGCTGCTGAGTTGACGGCGGTCAAAACTCCCTGGATCGTGGGGAATATTGAATGGACGCCTCAACTGGAGAAAAAGGCGGTGATCTGGCTTACAAAAGAGGTGGGCAAGCCTTTGTTGAAGCTGGAAACGGAAGATTTTCTACACAATCACCTGCACCAACTGATTCACAAGCATGGCTCTGTCGGACAGATTCGCCAGCGTGTGTTTGACGAATTGCTGGAAGGAATCTGTACAAAACCCGCGGGAGTCGACCCCAAGCGAGTGATCGTCTTCAGTCCTCATCCGGATGATGATGTGATTTCGATGGGGGGCACGTTGATTACGCTGGCTGATCAGGGGCACGATGTTTATATCGCTTATATGACCAGCGGAAATATCGCCGTGTTTGACCATGATGCGTTACGCCATATTGACTTTGTGCTGGAGTTCCATAAGCTGTTTCATCCAGATGATGAAGCAACGTTGTCGCATCTGCAGAATCTGAAGCAAGACATCGACAGTAAAAAAGCCGGTGATCTGGATACACCCGAGATGCTGGGAATCAAAGGGTTGATTCGCAAGACGGAGGCGACTGCGGGGGCGGAAGTTGCCGGGGTTCCTGAAGAGCGCTTGCGGTTTCTGAATCTGCCCTTCTATCAGACGGGCCAGGTTTCGAAAAAGCCGATCGGCGAAGAGGATATTGCGATCGTGGCTGACTTGTTACGAGAAGTCAATCCGCATCAGATCTATGTGGCCGGTGATCTTTCCGACCCACATGGAACGCACCGTGTGTGTGCTGAGGCAGTGATTAACGCTGTGGATGTGGTTGCCGAGGAAGGAATTGCTCCTGAATTCTGGATGTACCGGGGTGCCTGGGAAGAATATGAACCACACGAGATTGAACGAGCGATTCCACTGAGTCCTGAAGTTGTTTTGAGAAAGCGGGAAGCGATTTTCAAGCATGAGTCACAGAAGGACAGTGCCTTTTATCCCGGCAGCGACAAACGCGAATTCTGGGTGCGGGCAGAAGATCGAACTCGTAATACTGCAACGGTTTATAATGATCTGGGGTTGCCAGAATACTTCGCGATTGAAGCATTCAAACATTACCATGGCGAACTGTAG
- a CDS encoding TlpA family protein disulfide reductase — MRHRHHISTVAACLLLVTQFGCGGGDNPSQTAGNPLDGKLEGTPASSQNTQQSSAGIQQVSSTAGPSLKPNVVQTASLERDKLDMDDLDSDAPSLANEEVKIQELKEGSAEWSVREITRLKVQALPKTENVDELRKARAARNKKIIQLAMEAVKQTHADKEKQRLFSVCIRHLLEAHLQLALEGDQESIDALYDHSESLFKRDPNSPSAADAGFTVAKFANTSAQRFAQQEPRWIEEFVKQSRLFASRFPQETIRAPQLLQAAAETCQLYGMNKQALDCCLDLEARFPKTSEAAQVAGLTRRLRLKGQPLHLAGETIEGGFVSIDDYKGSVVLVVFWATTAKPFIEQLPQIQALSKKYRKYGFEIVGVNLDEEEPAIDAFQEKTSLDWRQIFYSSRDKRGWNNPAALYYGVRSVPMLMLVDHTGVTEVVTSNAGELEEPLRALLRKKTAANAK, encoded by the coding sequence ATGAGGCATCGACACCATATCAGTACGGTTGCAGCGTGCTTGTTGTTAGTCACTCAGTTTGGTTGTGGAGGCGGAGACAACCCCTCACAGACCGCAGGGAATCCTCTGGATGGCAAGTTGGAAGGGACCCCCGCGAGCTCACAAAACACACAACAGTCCTCTGCTGGAATTCAACAGGTTTCTTCAACCGCGGGGCCTTCCTTGAAGCCGAATGTGGTTCAGACAGCCAGTCTGGAACGCGATAAGCTCGACATGGATGACCTCGATAGTGATGCTCCATCCCTGGCGAACGAAGAGGTCAAGATTCAGGAGCTGAAAGAAGGCTCAGCGGAATGGAGTGTGCGTGAAATCACACGTTTGAAAGTGCAGGCTTTGCCTAAAACGGAAAACGTTGATGAACTCCGAAAAGCACGTGCCGCACGGAATAAGAAAATTATTCAGCTGGCGATGGAAGCAGTCAAGCAGACCCATGCAGATAAGGAAAAGCAGCGCCTGTTTTCGGTTTGTATTCGTCATCTGCTGGAAGCACATTTGCAGTTGGCTTTAGAGGGTGATCAGGAAAGTATTGATGCTTTGTATGATCACTCTGAGTCGCTGTTTAAACGAGATCCCAATTCTCCGTCTGCAGCGGATGCCGGTTTTACGGTTGCCAAGTTTGCGAATACGAGTGCTCAGCGTTTTGCGCAGCAGGAACCACGTTGGATCGAGGAGTTTGTTAAACAGTCTCGCCTGTTTGCTTCACGGTTTCCCCAAGAAACCATTCGCGCGCCGCAATTACTGCAGGCCGCTGCGGAAACATGTCAGCTGTATGGCATGAATAAGCAGGCATTGGACTGCTGTCTGGATCTGGAAGCACGATTTCCCAAAACCAGTGAGGCGGCACAGGTAGCCGGCTTGACGCGTCGTTTACGATTAAAAGGCCAACCGCTGCATCTGGCGGGAGAAACCATTGAAGGTGGTTTTGTTTCGATTGATGATTACAAAGGGAGCGTGGTGCTGGTCGTGTTCTGGGCGACCACCGCGAAGCCTTTTATCGAGCAGCTGCCTCAAATTCAGGCTCTGTCGAAAAAATATCGCAAGTATGGTTTTGAAATTGTGGGTGTGAACCTGGATGAAGAAGAGCCTGCCATTGATGCATTTCAGGAAAAGACTTCGCTGGACTGGCGACAGATTTTCTATTCCTCTCGTGATAAACGGGGATGGAATAATCCAGCGGCCCTGTATTACGGCGTCCGAAGTGTGCCGATGCTGATGCTGGTCGATCATACCGGAGTGACGGAAGTGGTGACTTCCAATGCCGGTGAACTGGAAGAACCGTTGCGAGCGTTACTGCGAAAGAAGACCGCAGCGAATGCGAAATAG
- a CDS encoding HEAT repeat domain-containing protein, whose amino-acid sequence MSFNNRILAGFTLVFFLAVSMPICAWSQKNTPPTTQGSTSLGNLSADDLLLSKPETPEQLMRAIVQLTDLGQATSAKPYLDELIKADIDDETLLKLRDKYGPASFLTLANNKALQPESVTLLKKMEAAFRAYATDPARIDGLINDLSGNATKRTIAIIELKSAGAIVAPTILKRLSKSEDPTTNDELAFALSQLGAPVVQPLIAALRAPSENIRKIAAEVLGEIGDPAATLYLWNPAFSQSQPQSIQLAARQALAKILKKDPKNLFELNRHEAQMVLKNAALRFYKTYDDESGKQNIWTWDAAQQTVVEKELPAQEINLIEGLRLSKEALEMSPDKQDVQTLYLAMALALESYHVGWNHPLPEGPGTTFNLALLSGPSAVSRVLALAMKQGHTPSALAALKALGQIGSRALLYEQLDKHSSIIAALNYPDRRVQFAAATAIMQLDPAKPFPGATRVIAILTRALEGEGAQSAIVVDSSIPRGQSMAGVFHELGYETQPYQTGKAGFKAAIERMDIEFIALEYNISRWGLSQTIANLRADSRTANIPIIVYGPLRLKNKIEYSTRRYPLVSYVIESQNSTDIGTQVKPFLKNLKTPELTGELRSEYRAAALYWLSHIASSQRTNIYDLTPTEKPLLQLIPERALASNALITLGGIPTRSAQADLVKVITNKTMEADIKEIAALQLAFHIQKFGLLVDSTQVAEIRQAYQDAKDAKLNTALASVMGTLMPDNKVVGERLQKFQPATSLP is encoded by the coding sequence ATTTTTCCTTGCCGTGAGCATGCCAATCTGCGCCTGGTCACAAAAAAACACGCCTCCGACGACTCAGGGATCGACTTCACTCGGCAACCTCTCCGCCGATGATTTACTGCTCTCCAAACCGGAGACCCCGGAACAACTGATGCGGGCCATCGTCCAGCTCACCGACCTCGGCCAGGCAACGTCAGCCAAACCGTATCTCGACGAGCTCATTAAAGCCGACATTGATGATGAAACCCTGCTCAAACTTAGAGACAAATATGGCCCGGCGTCCTTCCTGACATTAGCAAACAATAAAGCACTGCAGCCCGAGTCCGTCACACTGCTGAAAAAAATGGAAGCCGCATTTCGTGCTTACGCGACTGATCCTGCCCGCATCGATGGATTGATCAACGATCTTTCGGGGAACGCCACCAAACGCACCATTGCTATCATCGAATTGAAATCGGCTGGCGCCATTGTTGCCCCTACGATCTTGAAACGATTGAGCAAAAGCGAAGACCCCACCACAAACGACGAGCTGGCATTTGCACTCTCTCAGTTGGGTGCTCCGGTCGTTCAGCCTTTAATTGCCGCACTCCGTGCCCCCAGCGAAAACATCCGCAAAATTGCCGCAGAAGTCCTCGGCGAGATTGGTGATCCTGCAGCAACCCTCTATCTCTGGAACCCGGCATTTTCTCAAAGTCAGCCACAAAGCATACAACTAGCGGCCCGCCAGGCACTGGCAAAAATTCTGAAGAAGGATCCTAAGAATCTGTTCGAGCTCAATCGTCATGAAGCACAAATGGTACTGAAAAACGCAGCTCTCCGATTTTACAAAACATACGATGATGAATCGGGCAAACAGAACATCTGGACCTGGGATGCGGCACAACAGACGGTTGTGGAAAAAGAACTGCCCGCTCAGGAAATCAATTTGATTGAAGGCCTGCGACTTTCAAAAGAAGCACTGGAAATGTCGCCCGACAAACAGGATGTCCAGACACTCTATCTAGCGATGGCACTGGCACTCGAGTCTTATCATGTCGGCTGGAACCATCCTCTGCCGGAAGGTCCAGGCACGACCTTTAATCTGGCTTTGCTGTCAGGACCTTCTGCTGTCAGCCGGGTACTCGCTTTAGCGATGAAACAGGGACACACTCCCAGCGCCTTGGCCGCACTCAAAGCATTGGGGCAAATTGGTTCGCGTGCTTTGCTCTACGAACAACTTGATAAGCACTCATCCATTATCGCTGCTTTGAATTACCCCGATCGACGGGTTCAGTTCGCCGCAGCAACCGCAATCATGCAGCTCGATCCTGCAAAACCATTCCCCGGTGCCACACGCGTTATTGCCATCCTGACCCGGGCACTGGAAGGCGAAGGAGCACAATCGGCAATCGTCGTCGATTCCAGTATTCCACGCGGACAATCGATGGCGGGAGTGTTTCATGAATTGGGATATGAGACCCAGCCCTACCAGACCGGCAAAGCAGGATTCAAAGCCGCAATCGAGCGGATGGATATCGAGTTCATTGCACTGGAATACAATATTTCACGCTGGGGACTCTCGCAAACCATCGCCAACCTACGGGCCGATTCCCGTACCGCAAATATTCCGATCATTGTTTATGGTCCACTCCGACTGAAGAATAAAATCGAATACTCAACCCGGCGTTATCCCCTGGTCAGCTATGTCATCGAATCTCAAAACTCGACTGATATCGGCACTCAGGTGAAACCGTTCCTCAAAAATTTAAAAACTCCCGAGCTCACAGGCGAACTGCGTTCGGAATATCGTGCGGCGGCACTCTACTGGTTGTCTCACATTGCTTCCAGCCAGCGGACCAACATTTATGATCTGACTCCGACAGAGAAACCATTACTGCAACTGATACCGGAACGTGCATTAGCATCCAACGCGCTGATCACCCTCGGAGGCATTCCCACTCGCTCCGCACAAGCTGACCTCGTCAAAGTCATCACAAACAAAACCATGGAAGCCGACATCAAAGAAATCGCCGCGCTGCAACTGGCATTTCATATCCAGAAATTCGGGCTGCTGGTCGATTCCACACAGGTCGCGGAAATCAGACAGGCATACCAGGACGCCAAAGACGCCAAACTCAATACCGCTCTGGCATCGGTAATGGGAACCTTAATGCCCGACAACAAAGTTGTTGGTGAACGACTGCAGAAATTCCAGCCTGCAACATCGCTGCCCTGA